In Zingiber officinale cultivar Zhangliang chromosome 1A, Zo_v1.1, whole genome shotgun sequence, a genomic segment contains:
- the LOC122036706 gene encoding 5-dehydro-2-deoxygluconokinase 2-like, translated as MALRTLNQPWRWRPEPSSLIHVRTTLLLPPRRSALPPATVAVGACASRQITAGNGGVWDPVVRGEARNGGRKSVDLATLGNLCVDIVLGVPSLPSASKEERRAYMERLAASPPDKKFWEAGGNCNLTIAASRLGLLCLTLGHVGDEIYGNFLLEVLEDENINFLGMSKNVDETSSITDYQTLLCWVLVDPFQKHGFCSIADFSEEPVFSWMTELTEEIKMAIQQAKILFCNGYAFDEFFPDLIISALDCAISSGTSVFFDPGPRVKTLSNGTPQEQKALQQFLRQSDALLFTSDEVEALTGIHNPIEAGKTLIREGARTKWVIIKMGAKGSILIDHTTVSCAPSFKVNVVDTVGCGDSFTAAIAFGFLHGMPAINTLTLANAIGAATATGCGAGRNVAHLNKVLELLKQSTLNEDDNFWNKLICGNSLNNEVLLLSKVSINGHNHRLIRIPISSVVPKLLTIFEGAFRSTVST; from the exons ATGGCTCTCAGAACCCTAAACCAGCCATGGCGTTGGAGGCCAGAACCCTCGTCCCTGATCCATGTCCGGACCACCCTCCTCCTTCCTCCGAGAAGATCGGCCCTCCCTCCTGCCACCGTCGCTGTCGGCGCCTGCGCCTCCCGACAGATCACCGCCGGGAATGGTGGGGTTTGGGATCCCGTTGTTCGTGGCGAGGCGAGGAACGGGGGGCGGAAGAGTGTCGATCTCGCGACGCTGGGGAACCTCTGCGTAGACATCGTTCTCGGCGTCCCGAGCTTGCCGTCAGCGTCCAAGGAGGAGCGGCGGGCATACATGGAACGGCTGGCGGCTTCGCCTCCTGATAAG AAATTTTGGGAAGCTGGTGGTAACTGCAACTTGACCATTGCTGCATCAAGGCTAGGACTATTGTGTTTAACTCTTGGTCATGTTGGCGATGAAATTTACGGGAACTTTCTCCTTGAGGTGCTTGAGGATGAGAACATTAATTTTTTAGGAATGAGTAAAAATGTTGATGAAACTTCTAGTATTACAGATTACCAAACCCTTTTGTGCTGGGTTCTGGTTGATCCATTTCAAAAGCATGGTTTCTGCAG CATTGCTGATTTCAGTGAGGAACCTGTATTTAGTTGGATGACTGAGCTGACAGAAGAAATTAAGATGGCTATCCAGCAAGCTAAGATATTATTCTGCAATGGTTATGCATTTGATGAATTCTTCCCTGATTTGATCATCTCTGCACTTGATTGTGCTATTAGTAGTGGAACATCAGTATTTTTTGATCCTGGCCCACGAGTTAAAACTCTTTCAAATGGAACCCCTCAAGAACAGAAGGCACTTCAGCAATTTCTGAGGCAAAGTGATGCTCTTCTTTTTACTTCAGATGAG GTTGAGGCATTAACGGGGATCCACAATCCTATTGAGGCAGGAAAGACATTAATCAGAGAAGGTGCACGAACAAAATGGGTCATTATTAAGATGGGTGCGAAAGGATCAATTTTGATTGACCACACCACTGTGTCATGTGCTCCCTCATTCAAG GTAAATGTTGTTGATACTGTGGGGTGTGGCGATAGTTTTACTGCAGCCATAGCTTTTGGATTTCTACATGGCATGCCTGCGATTAACACATTAACACTGGCAAATGCAATAGGTGCTGCAACTGCAACTGGTTGTGGGGCTGGTAGAAATGTTGCTCATTTGAACAAGGTATTAGAACTACTCAAGCAGTCAACTCTCAATGAGGATGATAATTTTTGGAATAAACTAATTTGTGGGAATTCTTTGAACAATGAAGTTTTGCTTCTGTCAAAAGTCTCCATAAACGGACACAACCATCGCCTTATCCGCATTCCTATTTCCAGTGTAGTACCGAAACTACTTACAATATTTGAAGGTGCATTTAGAAGCACGGTGTCAACTTGA
- the LOC122036717 gene encoding AP2/ERF and B3 domain-containing transcription factor RAV1-like — protein MNMESSVEEAAQTPPPPPKVDLRRLGSGGSVVLDPEVGAEAESSRKKLPSSRYKGVVPQPNGRWGAQIYEKHNRVWLGTFDDEAEAARVYDVAVQRFRGRDAVTNFKPLFESSAPDAAAEQAFIASRSKDEVVDMLRKHTYPDELQQSKLKRGTKQRSSGGLGLGSPGFGAAAPQHRVKLFEKAVTPSDVGKLNRLVIPKQHAEKHFPATTAAAKGTLLHFEDAADGKVWRFRYSYWGSSQSYVLTKGWSRFVKEKGLRAGDVITFQRSTGAEKLLFIGWRTRSGQGRRTPTVVSATANPAVEVVRLFGVDIVVRMPAAGGAEAKGNKRVDLSSTDERLLKKQCTETNFWSAVN, from the coding sequence ATGAATATGGAGAGTAGCGTCGAGGAGGCGGCGCAaactccgccgccgccgcctaaAGTTGACTTGCGTAGGCTTGGCAGTGGCGGGAGCGTCGTCCTGGATCCTGAGGTGGGCGCCGAAGCAGAGTCGTCCCGCAAGAAGCTGCCGTCGTCGCGGTACAAGGGCGTGGTGCCGCAGCCGAACGGGCGTTGGGGCGCTCAGATCTACGAGAAGCACAACCGCGTCTGGCTCGGGACCTTCGATGACGAGGCCGAGGCTGCTCGAGTCTACGACGTCGCCGTCCAGCGCTTCCGCGGCAGAGATGCCGTCACCAACTTCAAACCCCTCTTCGAGTCCTCGGCCCCCGACGCCGCGGCCGAACAGGCGTTCATCGCCTCGCGCTCGAAGGACGAGGTCGTCGACATGCTCCGTAAGCACACCTACCCAGACGAGCTGCAGCAGAGCAAGCTAAAGCGGGGGACGAAACAGCGGTCGAGCGGCGGCCTCGGGCTCGGTTCGCCGGGATTTGGGGCGGCGGCGCCGCAGCACAGGGTGAAGCTCTTCGAGAAGGCGGTGACGCCGAGCGACGTGGGGAAGTTGAACCGGCTGGTGATCCCGAAGCAGCACGCGGAGAAGCACTTCCCGGCGACGACGGCCGCCGCTAAGGGCACGCTTCTCCACTTCGAGGACGCCGCCGACGGGAAGGTGTGGCGGTTCCGGTACTCGTACTGGGGCAGCAGCCAGAGCTACGTGCTGACCAAGGGATGGAGCCGGTTCGTGAAGGAGAAGGGTCTCAGGGCCGGCGACGTCATCACCTTCCAGCGCTCCACCGGCGCTGAGAAGCTGCTCTTTATCGGGTGGAGGACCCGCTCCGGCCAAGGTCGGCGCACCCCGACGGTGGTATCCGCGACGGCCAACCCCGCTGTCGAGGTCGTGAGGCTTTTTGGGGTCGACATCGTTGTTAGGATGCCGGCGGCCGGCGGAGCCGAGGCAAAGGGGAACAAGCGCGTAGATTTGAGCTCGACGGACGAAAGATTACTCAAGAAGCAATGCACGGAGACTAATTTTTGGTCGGCTGTTAATTAA